In the genome of Dyadobacter fermentans DSM 18053, the window TTTGTATATGTCTCATTTGTTGCAAACGCAACGAGTCAGATGATGAACCAGACTTTTCTACGGCATCGAAGCTTATATCCAGGTACCAATCGATAGACGATTCTGTTTTTAACATCAGGAGGCAATGGACTATCGAACTTACTGACGTTAACAAGGTAAGATTGATAGAAAATGTAGATGATTTGAATGAACAGGGAAAGTCTTTCAAGCGGATCTATGAAGAGATCTCGATTATTAAAGAGGGTAACGTTTACTATCTCAAATTTGAGAACTGCAAAATTGACACTCCGAACCAGAAAGTATTGCTAGGATTTGCAGCGCTTGATTCCGCAGAGCCAGATGTCCTGATCGCAAAAATTATAATTGAGGATCTAAAAACACATGCATTGCTACCTAACTGTGCATATGGCACTGTCCTAAAAAAGATTTGAATAAGAATGCGAAATGCGAGGTTTACGACCCCGCATTTCGCTTTTTAACGGTATAAATTAAACTTTATTCCTTCTTCGTCGAATCCGCCGGCGTAGCTGGTTTCACTGGCAACGCGGTCGAATCCTGCTTGATTGGCGTTGCGGGCAATGCCGGACGTGCCGTGCTGTCCGGGCGGACGGTGCTGCTATCTGGACGAATTGTGGTGGAATCCGGCCTTACTTGCGTAGAGTCGCGTTTGATCGAATCCTGACGCATTACAGGTTGTCCTTGTCCGGGAAGGCCCGGAGAGTTACCCTGCTGAACCGGGCGCGCCGTGCTGTCTGCGGCTGGTCTTGCACCTTGCGGACGTCCCGCACCGGGAGCACCTGCTCCACGACCGCCTGCTGCCGGTGCAGCTGCCGGCGCCTGTCCGCCGCCCTGCATTCCTCCGCCGCCAGCGTCCATATTACCGCCGCCGTCGGATTTCTGGTCGTCGTTATTCACTGATTTTCTTCTGCGCGGTTTCTGCTCCACGAACGTCATTTTACCGAAACGATAAGAGAAGTTCACCCGGAAACCGCGGTTGTACAGGTAGTTGGTATTGTTTTGGGTAAATGTACTGGATTCCAGGCTGGTCTTCATTTTAAACGAAGGCGCGAGGAAGTTTTCCATTCCAAAACCGATGCTGCCACGCTTGTTGGCAAATTCCTTGCGGATACCGAAGTCGTACATGCGGAAACCGGCCTGCGTACCTTGCAGCTGCACGTCGCGGCCGCGCATGAAGCCGCCTGCCTGCAAGCCCCAGCCGTTTTTGATGTTCAAACTGGTGCGGAAACGGCCGCTTAACACGAAACCGCTGTTGGAGTTTTGCAATGCGAGATCAGGACTGTTGTTGGAAAGGTCGGCGTAGTAGAAATCGAACCCGCCGCCGAGCTGCCATCTTTTGAAGAAAGTTACATTACCGAAAATATTGGCACCATAGTTCTTCTTCGAACCGATGTTTCCATAAGTCGTCGTGATCACACCGTTTTCGTCGGTGGTACGGATGCTTTCGATGGAGCTGTTGGTGAAGCGCGCGAAAGTCGAGACATTAATGTACATCGAGTTTTTGAAGAAGCTTGTCCCCAGCTCCACCTGGTCGGTCAGTTCCGGTTTCAGGTTCGGGTTACCCTCGGTGATGTTCTGCGGATTGGCCGCATTCCGGTTCGGGTTCAGGAACTGAATGCCCGGGCGTTGGAGGCGGCGGTTATAGGCCAGCTTCACGGTCTGCCCTTTCCCGAAAGTCTGCGAAAGGTTAATGCTCGGTACCAGGTTACCGTATGCCGGCAATCTCAGGTCTCCGGCTTCGCCCTGCTGCGCATCGATGCTCGTGTATTCGTAGCGCGTGCCCGCTTTTACGGTAAATCTGCTTTTGGTAGTGAATGTGTAGGACAAATATCCCGCTGCTACATTCTGATCATAGTTCAGGTTGCTGGCCGGCTGTGGTGTGTCCACCGTGTTGTAATAATCAAAATTACTCACTACCTGACGGAAAATACCCTTTCCACCGAGTTCCAGCATCTGGTTTTCCTTGATCGGTGTCTGGTAATCGACCTGAACGGTGCTTTCCTGGTTGTGGCTGCTATTGTTGTTGCCTTGCTGGCCAATCAATTCTCTCAGCTGCGTATTGTTCAGCGAGAAAATGTCGGCGTCGAAGTCGTTCGTACGGTTGTTACGGCTGTATTGCGTCGAAATGCTCAGCTCCTGGCCAGGCTTGGCAAGGGTTTTCATATAATCGACATTCACGTCCCAGGTGCCGGAAAGGTCCTTGCTGTTCACGTCGCGGAAGCTGGTTCTAGTGGTATCGTTTACGGTATTGTAGGTGTAGAGCTCCTGGTCCACCTTGTTGTTCCGCATGCCATAGCGCACCCCGGCCGACAATGACGTTTTGGAATCGATTTCCCAGTCCCACCCGAAGTTGTAGGAGCCAAATGCCATTTTATTTTTGGAATCGCTCATTTGGCGCACCGTAAAATCGCTCAGCTTGCCAACCTGCAAATTCTCCGATTTACCCGGCATATTATAATTGAACCGGCCGAAACCGCCCAAACTGAAACCCATTTTGCCGATCCGGTAGTTACCGCGCAAGCCCAGGTTGGAGCCGCGGTTACCGATACCCGTGTCGAGGTTAAGCGTACCGCCTTGAATGGTACTCTTTTTGGTGATGATATTGATAATACCCGCAGAACCTTCGGCATCATAGCGTGCGGAAGGCGACGTGATGACCTCCACGGATTTGATCATATCTGCCGGGATCTGTTTCAATGCATCGGCCACGCTGGTAGCGATGATCGTCGAAGGCTTGTTGTTGATCAGCACGCGTACGTTGGAACTTCCGCGGAGCGATACGTTACCATCGAGGTCCACGGTGAGCATCGGCACCTTTTTCATCACGTCGGAAGCGTCACCGCCCCGGCTGGTAATGTCCTTTTCAGCATTGTACACCAGCCTGTCGACTTTCTCCTCCACCATTTGCGCCATCCCCACCACTTCCACTTCGTTAAGCTGCACCACGTCGGGCACCAGTACAACAGTGCCCAGGTTCAGTTCCGTCCTGCGGTCGATTTTGACGTTGCTGATCGTTTTTGTTTTATAGCCGATAAAGGAAATCAGGATCTTGAAGTTGCCCGAAGCCACTTTTGTGAGGGTAAACTCGCCTTTTTCGTCGGTAGTAGTACCATCAATCGGACTATTCGTTTTCGTATCTACGAGCGACAATGCGGCGAATTCCACCGGTTTTTTAGAAGTCGAATCCACGAGCACGCCCGTGATTTTACCGTTGCCTTTGGGGGTGTCTTCTGCCGTTCCCGGAATAACCGTCTGCCGTTGCGGCCTGTTGCCGCCTCCGCGAAAATCGCCTCCACCGCCTCTGGAACCACCGCCGCCACCGCCCGGAAACTGGGCGAATGCCTCCGATGTGAGTCCTGAGAACACAGCCAGGAATGTTAGTTGTAAAACAAGTTTCATGGTTTGGGTTTTAAAAGTGTACTTTTCGAATTTCAAAATAACAACCTATCTATCTGTGATAAAAAAGGAATAGATGGATAGGATAGATGTACCGATCAAAGGCCGTTTTCGGACGATATATCCCGGTAAATGACAGACGGTTCCGTACCCGGACGCACCATAAGGCATGCTTTGACAGCGCTCCGGCCGCAGGGTTTAAACCACACCGCCTGCAGCCCGGCCCATTGATAGATTGCAGCGCGCCATCGGTCGGCATTCGGGGGTACTTTGATCGATTGAAATAGGTGATTTCGTAAATTCCGCGTAAGATTGCAGTGATATGTTGCGTTCAATGCACATTGAAACTAACTAATTGCTAAATGGATACGCGTGCTGCACGGAAATATCCTCCGTTATTCCTCCACTTGCTGGGATGGAGTTTTCTGGCCCTGTTTTTAATGTGGCAACCGCTGAGCTGGCAGATCCAGTTTCCGGCGAGTTTCTGGATCAAACAAGCGGTGTTGTTTTCGCTGCTCATCACCATATTTTACCTCAACTATTACTTCTGGTTCCCCAAATTCCTCGCTAAAAACAAGTATTCGCGGTTTATCCTTTTCAATATCGTGTCGGTTGTGATGCTGGCCGTGATTACCGAGCAGGTGAAGATCGCGATCAACCACGGCGAGCAGATGGACCGGGCATTTAAGCTGGCCCGCGAAGTGAATGGCGACAAGAAACGGCACGACCGCCTCGACTATTTTGCATTGCTCACCGCATTAATGATCATCGGGCTCAGCACCAGCGTGGCCGCCGTACGCACGGCGCAGCTCGACAAGCAGTACCGCCAGAACCTCGAAAAGGAGAAAATCAATTCCGAGCTCTCGTTTTTGAAAGCACAGATCAACCCGCATTTCTTTTTCAATACCCTGAATAACATTTATGCACTCACTGTGATCGACGTGGAGGCTGCGCGGGAAGCGTTGCATAAGCTCTCGCGCATGATGCGCTACGTGCTGTACGAAACCCAGCACGGCACGGTGCTGCTCAGCCAGGAAATAGCTTTTGCGCAGGATTACATCCAGCTCATGCAGCTCCGCCTGACCGACAAGGTAACCGTGCACCTTAATCCGCCCAACCCGCTCCACGACGTTTCCATTGCACCCATGCTATTCCTGCCCTTTATTGAAAATGCATTCAAACACGGTGTGAGCGCCGTACAGCCGAGCCGGATCGACATTCAGATCCGCCAGGAAGGCCATAAGATATTTGTAGAAGTGAAAAATACCCTGTTTACCGACAAAAGGGCCATTCTGGACGAAAGCAACGGCATTGGCCTGGCCAATACCCAACGCCGTCTCGATCTGTTGTACCCCGGCAAATACCAGCTGGAAGTCACGGAGAACAAGGAAGAGAAAGAGTTTGAAGTACACCTGGAACTGGAAACGGCATGAGTGTGACACTGGAATGCATTGCCGTGGACGACGAACCATTGGCGCTCGGCCTGGTGTGCGCATTTATTGAAAAAACACCGTTCCTGAACCTCGCAGGCCGTTATTCCAGCGCAGTGGAGGCTTTGCAGGTGATTAACAGCAAGCCGATCGACGTCATTTTTCTCGATATTCAAATGCCCGACCTCACTGGCATCGAACTAGCCCGGGTGCTTGAAAAAGCCGGTAATAAGGCGCCTAGGATCATTTTTACAACCGCATTCAATCAATACGCGCTCGATGGTTTTCGCGTAGATGCCATTGACTATCTCCTAAAACCCTTTAATTACGAAGAGTTCCTCCGTGCCGCATCCAAGGCGCAGGCGTACGTAGAGCTGGTGCAAAAGGCCTCGTCGGCCGGTTCTGCGGAGCCGAAGGACGAGTACTTGTTCCTGAAAGTGGAATATCAGCTGGTGCGGATCGCCT includes:
- a CDS encoding TonB-dependent receptor domain-containing protein, with amino-acid sequence MKLVLQLTFLAVFSGLTSEAFAQFPGGGGGGSRGGGGDFRGGGNRPQRQTVIPGTAEDTPKGNGKITGVLVDSTSKKPVEFAALSLVDTKTNSPIDGTTTDEKGEFTLTKVASGNFKILISFIGYKTKTISNVKIDRRTELNLGTVVLVPDVVQLNEVEVVGMAQMVEEKVDRLVYNAEKDITSRGGDASDVMKKVPMLTVDLDGNVSLRGSSNVRVLINNKPSTIIATSVADALKQIPADMIKSVEVITSPSARYDAEGSAGIINIITKKSTIQGGTLNLDTGIGNRGSNLGLRGNYRIGKMGFSLGGFGRFNYNMPGKSENLQVGKLSDFTVRQMSDSKNKMAFGSYNFGWDWEIDSKTSLSAGVRYGMRNNKVDQELYTYNTVNDTTRTSFRDVNSKDLSGTWDVNVDYMKTLAKPGQELSISTQYSRNNRTNDFDADIFSLNNTQLRELIGQQGNNNSSHNQESTVQVDYQTPIKENQMLELGGKGIFRQVVSNFDYYNTVDTPQPASNLNYDQNVAAGYLSYTFTTKSRFTVKAGTRYEYTSIDAQQGEAGDLRLPAYGNLVPSINLSQTFGKGQTVKLAYNRRLQRPGIQFLNPNRNAANPQNITEGNPNLKPELTDQVELGTSFFKNSMYINVSTFARFTNSSIESIRTTDENGVITTTYGNIGSKKNYGANIFGNVTFFKRWQLGGGFDFYYADLSNNSPDLALQNSNSGFVLSGRFRTSLNIKNGWGLQAGGFMRGRDVQLQGTQAGFRMYDFGIRKEFANKRGSIGFGMENFLAPSFKMKTSLESSTFTQNNTNYLYNRGFRVNFSYRFGKMTFVEQKPRRRKSVNNDDQKSDGGGNMDAGGGGMQGGGQAPAAAPAAGGRGAGAPGAGRPQGARPAADSTARPVQQGNSPGLPGQGQPVMRQDSIKRDSTQVRPDSTTIRPDSSTVRPDSTARPALPATPIKQDSTALPVKPATPADSTKKE
- a CDS encoding sensor histidine kinase, whose protein sequence is MDTRAARKYPPLFLHLLGWSFLALFLMWQPLSWQIQFPASFWIKQAVLFSLLITIFYLNYYFWFPKFLAKNKYSRFILFNIVSVVMLAVITEQVKIAINHGEQMDRAFKLAREVNGDKKRHDRLDYFALLTALMIIGLSTSVAAVRTAQLDKQYRQNLEKEKINSELSFLKAQINPHFFFNTLNNIYALTVIDVEAAREALHKLSRMMRYVLYETQHGTVLLSQEIAFAQDYIQLMQLRLTDKVTVHLNPPNPLHDVSIAPMLFLPFIENAFKHGVSAVQPSRIDIQIRQEGHKIFVEVKNTLFTDKRAILDESNGIGLANTQRRLDLLYPGKYQLEVTENKEEKEFEVHLELETA
- a CDS encoding LytR/AlgR family response regulator transcription factor, with amino-acid sequence MTLECIAVDDEPLALGLVCAFIEKTPFLNLAGRYSSAVEALQVINSKPIDVIFLDIQMPDLTGIELARVLEKAGNKAPRIIFTTAFNQYALDGFRVDAIDYLLKPFNYEEFLRAASKAQAYVELVQKASSAGSAEPKDEYLFLKVEYQLVRIAYDDILYTEGLKDYVKVHLKSDPKPVLSLTSLKALEEKLPASKFMRVHRSFIVNLDKISAVTRNTIQIGAISIPVSDQYKEAFNQFLSKWM